In Pseudomonas asiatica, the following are encoded in one genomic region:
- a CDS encoding REP-associated tyrosine transposase: MDRAEANRLGRGRFSEPGRLYLLTTVTHARKPLFQDLRTARLVISELRQTERLGACRSLAWVLMPDHLHWLVELRAVTLSSLMRQFKSRSGTALCKAGVSPGPVWQRGFHDRALRQEDDVRKVARYIVANPLRAGLVAEIGDYPHWDAVWLTDSLHNSL; encoded by the coding sequence ATGGATCGTGCTGAGGCCAACCGGCTAGGTCGGGGGCGTTTTTCAGAGCCTGGCAGGCTGTACCTGCTGACCACTGTCACCCATGCACGCAAGCCACTGTTTCAGGATCTTCGTACAGCTCGCCTGGTCATCAGTGAGCTGAGGCAGACGGAACGCCTTGGCGCTTGCCGCTCACTTGCCTGGGTGCTGATGCCTGACCACTTGCATTGGCTGGTGGAGCTGCGTGCCGTCACATTGAGCAGCCTGATGCGACAGTTCAAATCGCGATCTGGTACGGCACTGTGCAAGGCGGGCGTGAGCCCGGGCCCAGTCTGGCAACGCGGGTTTCATGACCGAGCGCTGCGCCAGGAAGATGATGTGCGCAAGGTAGCCCGATACATCGTTGCCAACCCTCTGCGGGCTGGCCTGGTAGCAGAGATTGGCGATTATCCACACTGGGACGCAGTATGGCTCACTGACAGCCTGCACAACTCCTTGTAG